One stretch of Clavelina lepadiformis chromosome 6, kaClaLepa1.1, whole genome shotgun sequence DNA includes these proteins:
- the LOC143461894 gene encoding E3 ubiquitin-protein ligase RNFT1-like has product MQDQSTDDKNNSSSVDLEVSEATSVDQTSQQQQAPTMSGRTVILKQAAPLLLLIVLNLFYEHAMSIMLFLSLILVFDHGNDVVVHQTILKKSKLSSVHLCFIIIFSVLSIALLVPLLEKFWLFNLDSMNDWWSVQTTKSIWSVLFHVALMDFIIKFATIAVKCWLILMTKWYIFTTRCKDLFAFIEALSQLLRCISPALEWIKYFAKLPSCIAYVVCWLCITFYCVLKASAIFSKLRSLKHGWKCYKNPHSIGISVNEANHPTLCPICHGTIKNPVQVGCGHNFCQPCCQLWFDRDTRCPVCCSNAVFLMVMEPGKIKSLPPEVAPKSALWKTGTTEYMVQFF; this is encoded by the coding sequence ATGCAAGACCAGAGCACAGAtgacaaaaacaattcaaGCAGTGTTGATTTAGAAGTATCAGAAGCTACATCAGTAGATCAAACAAGTCAACAACAACAAGCGCCAACCATGAGTGGGAGGACTGTAATACTGAAACAGGCTGCACCTCTTTTATTGCTGATAGTACTCAACTTATTTTATGAACATGCCATGTCTATTATGCTCTTTCTGTCACTTATTTTAGTATTTGATCATGGAAATGATGTAGTGGTACATCagactattttaaaaaaaagtaaattgtCCAGTGTGCATTTatgttttataattattttttctgtaCTTTCTATTGCACTTCTTGTACCACTGTTGGAGAAATTTTGGTTATTTAATTTAGACTCAATGAATGATTGGTGGTCtgtacaaacaacaaaatcgaTTTGGTCGGTTTTGTTTCATGTAGCCCTGATGGACTTCATTATCAAATTTGCAACCATTGCAGTTAAATGTTGGTTGATTTTGATGACTAAATGGTACATTTTCACCACACGTTGCAAAGATCTGTTTGCATTCATTGAAGCTTTGTCACAATTGCTTCGTTGCATATCTCCCGCTCTTGAatggataaaatattttgcaaagttacCATCTTGTATTGCTTACGTTGTTTGCTGGTTATGCATTACATTTTACTGTGTATTGAAAGCTTCTGCAATTTTTTCGAAGCTGAGATCATTGAAGCATGGCTGGAAATGCTATAAAAATCCACATTCTATTGGAATTTCTGTCAATGAAGCAAATCATCCAACCCTATGCCCAATTTGCCATGGCACAATTAAAAATCCAGTCCAGGTGGGTTGCGGTCATAATTTTTGTCAGCCATGTTGTCAGTTGTGGTTTGATAGGGACACTCGCTGCCCTGTTTGTTGTTCCAATGCCGTGTTTTTAATGGTAATGGAACCAGGAAAAATAAAGTCATTACCACCAGAAGTTGCTCCAAAATCAGCACTATGGAAAACTGGCACTACTGAGTACATGGTCCAGTTTTTTTAG
- the LOC143461895 gene encoding uncharacterized protein LOC143461895, with amino-acid sequence MDKIEELLQQQVQFLQNQRKLLQNNNNTSSSTDLIDLPFYKTILPLQETCDYQERFLFELEDQIRRRKQEKELHEMHKALASVKQKSLRQNENPLTRWYHEMLEYDRKWVVKSKIDEMPAYQRNRIFFNIRYSKEESSAFNTYSLSFGTRYCGRCLRLNITVKASEDSTNVDEVSFADSLGIDGVDSSYVKEALSESGTAESFVCETVWKGIQTLIDYSLFVN; translated from the exons ATGGATAAAATCGAAGAACTACTGCAACAGCAAGTTCAGTTCTTGCAGAATCAAAGAAAACTtctacaaaacaacaacaacacctCTTCATCAACCGACTTAATTGATCTGCCATT TTACAAGACTATTCTACCATTGCAAGAAACATGCGACTACCAAGAACGTTTTCTTTTTGAGTTGGAAGACCAAATAAGGAGAAGAAAGCAAGAAAAAGAACTCCATGAAATGCACAAA GCACTTGCATCAGTAAAGCAAAAATCTCTACGACAGAACGAAAACCCTTTAACCCGTTGGTATCATGAGATGCTAGAATATGACAGAAAATGGGTTG TAAAATCCAAAATTGATGAAATGCCGGCATACCAAAGAAATCGTATTTTCTTTAACATACGATATTCAAAGGAGGAAAGCAGTGCTTTTAACACATATAGTTTAAGTTTTGGAACACGTTACTGTGGAAGATGTCTGAGGTTGAATATAACTGTGAAAGCAAGCGA AGATTCTACAAATGTTGATGAAGTAAGCTTTGCTGATTCATTAGGCATAGATGGTGTGGATTCTTCCTATGTTAAGGAGGCATTGTCGGAGAGTGGAACTGCTGAATCCTTTGTTTGTGAAACTGTTTGGAAAGGAATTCAGACTCTGATAGATTATTCTTTATTTGTGAACTAA
- the LOC143461892 gene encoding kelch-like protein 41a → MTLENSILLKKSSLILSALYDDQVNQHIFTDFVIKVEEKEFKVHKNLLGCLSNYFKTMFLSEMKEKQQNEATIERVSGGIMEVIIKFIYTNEDVINIENVYDLMDAADYFQIKLLQDSCNKYLADNLSLDNVVSAWQYAVKYGTPTLLNETEIYIAANFNDLVKNDLLLLVGINEITQIIKLSKTDVAPEYICQCIIRWVSHAKLEREKYVSQLIKHINLNLAPAKVMNKIVKKNDLLLQVPHFIKRVLSTSNIQLCSACSLDTSHQCVVIENKGNETHIRIFDAMNKLFTGLPVVSVPKMHSTVCDEVKEATKKSSYNTYSRNVCAQFCKPPKFVGVVFGDEIINALYDKSQKHNKIHWKNHNSSWSETECYSHEWRSDFACVAMKGFMYVTGGLTNEKNPGSTLLCDCQRKVLSTAKRCKLNYGSWNVIENMTSSRYHHALVVLGEKLYAIGGITSSCNATESVECFDDKIWKKVTHMKECRSCFAAVVLYGQIYAIGGVSSNRKATASVERFDPSTDTWCRVASMTKPRSGHTACVYDGKIYVVDGDEVEVYDAFNCGWKCMDDDGRSSDASLESE, encoded by the coding sequence ATGACTCTAGAGAATTCAATTTTGCTAAAAAAGAGTTCCCTCATTTTATCTGCACTTTATGATGATCAAGTTAACCAACACATATTCACTGATTTTGTTATCAAAGTGGAGGAGAAAGAATTTAAAGTACATAAAAATCTGCTTGGATGTCTGTCTAACTACTTCAAAACTATGTTTTTGtctgaaatgaaagaaaaacaacagaatGAAGCAACCATTGAAAGAGTCAGCGGAGGAATAATGGAAGTGATtatcaaatttatttacaCTAATGAAGATGTTATTaatattgaaaatgtttatgatcTGATGGATGCTGCTgattattttcaaatcaaacttCTGCAAGATTcttgtaataaatatttggcagATAATCTTTCCCTCGACAATGTTGTATCTGCCTGGCAATATGCTGTTAAATATGGGACACCAACACTTCTGAATGAAACTGAAATCTACATTGCTGCAAATTTCAATGATCTTGTCAAGAATGATTTGTTGTTACTTGTTGGCATAAATGAAATTACACAAATAATTAAGCTCAGCAAAACTGACGTTGCACCTGAGTACATTTGCCAATGTATTATTCGTTGGGTAAGCCATGCTAAACTGGAGCGAGAAAAATATGTTAGCCAGCTTATCAAGCATATTAACTTGAACTTGGCACCAGCAAAAGTCATGAACAAGATTGTGAAGAAGAATGATCTTCTACTTCAAGTACCCCATTTTATTAAAAGAGTTTTAAGTACTTCAAACATTCAACTTTGTTCCGCTTGCTCGCTTGATACATCACATCAGTGTGTGGTAATAGAAAACAAAGGCAATGAGACCCATATTAGAATATTCGATGCCATGAATAAGCTTTTCACTGGCTTACCTGTGGTTTCTGTTCCCAAAATGCATTCAACGGTGTGTGACGAGGTAAAAGAAGCCACTAAGAAAAGTAGTTACAACACATATTCAAGAAATGTTTGTGCACAGTTTTGCAAACCTCCCAAATTTGTTGGGGTTGTTTttggagatgaaataattaaTGCGCTGTATGataaatcacaaaaacacaacaaGATCCATTGGAAAAACCATAATTCATCTTGGAGTGAAACTGAGTGCTATTCGCATGAATGGAGATCTGATTTTGCTTGTGTTGCTATGAAGGGTTTTATGTATGTAACTGGCGGATTGACAAATGAGAAAAATCCTGGAAGTACCCTGTTATGTGATTGCCAGAGAAAAGTATTATCTACAGCAAAACGATGTAAATTGAATTATGGAAGTTGGAATGTGATAGAAAACATGACTTCATCTAGGTATCATCATGCCCTAGTAGTTTTGGGTGAAAAGCTGTACGCTATTGGTGGTATAACATCTAGCTGCAATGCAACTGAATCAGTTGAGTGCTTTGACGacaaaatttggaaaaaagttaCTCATATGAAAGAATGTCGATCTTGTTTTGCTGCTGTTGTATTGTATGGCCAGATTTATGCCATTGGTGGGGTCTCTAGCAACAGAAAGGCCACTGCATCTGTGGAACGCTTTGATCCATCAACAGACACTTGGTGTCGTGTTGCATCTATGACCAAGCCCAGAAGTGGTCATACTGCTTGTGTGTATGATGGGAAAATTTATGTGGTTGATGGTGATGAGGTGGAAGTCTATGATGCATTTAACTGTGGATGGAAATGTATGGATGATGATGGCAGATCTTCTGATGCGTCATTAGAATCTGAATAA
- the LOC143461893 gene encoding hexokinase-4-like isoform X1, with protein sequence MKADEIIKSFEISDDKLTQLIAMMGHELEKGLDKATNDEAEIKMLPSYVTSTPDGTEEGDYLALDLGGTNFRVLLVKISSGNDVKIEMDNQLYPISNELMTGTGTQLFDHLVKCLWDFLVQRDMMCQLLPIGFTFSFPTKHLGIKKTILVSWTKGYTASGVVGEDIGALLNDAINRRFKIRCLNFDLKIMSTVVNDTVGTMVSCAYDHHDTCMGLIVGTGTNMCYMELQKNIGTIDDGDPNDGSEMCINTEWGAFGDNSGALDSVKTFYDEIVDSESPNKGQHVYEKMISGMYMGEIVRRIIVDLHKDKELFESIDPNSVLLSCGLSTAFVSQVLHPGFDTTQIQQYLTGFGVKANENDCNLLKRICEVVSSRAAHLCAVGVVAVAKRIAQNRGTKAPTVGVDGSVYRRHPTFKKILLSKTKQLAPDLDISFELSTDGSGRGAALVAAVESRLQHLQTKSPVE encoded by the exons ATGAAG GCCGACGAGATAATAAAATCGTTTGAAATTAGCGATGACAAGCTAACGCAATTAATTGCAATGATGGGACATGAACTGGAAAAGGGTTTGGATAAAGCAACAAATGATGAGGCAGAAATCAAGATGTTGCCATCTTATGTTACTAGCACACCAGATGGAACTG AGGAAGGAGATTATCTTGCTCTTGACCTTGGTGGTACAAATTTCCGAGTTCTTCTTGTCAAAATTTCTTCTGGAAATGATGTCAAAATAGAAATGGATAATCAACTCTACCCAATCTCAAATGAGCTTATGACTGGAACTGGAACACAG TTGTTTGACCATTTAGTGAAATGTTTGTGGGATTTTCTTGTTCAACGTGATATGATGTGCCAGTTGCTTCCTATCGGATTTACGTTTTCCTTCCCAACTAAGCATTTAGGCATTAAGAAG ACAATTCTTGTGAGCTGGACCAAGGGTTATACCGCGTCTGGTGTGGTGGGAGAGGACATCGGTGCCTTGTTGAACGACGCCATCAACAGAAGGTTTAAAATTCGTTGCCTG AACTTCGACTTAAAGATCATGTCGACTGTTGTCAATGATACAGTCGGTACAATGGTGTCGTGCGCTTACGATCATCACGACACCTGCATGGGACTCATTGTGG GAACGGGCACCAATATGTGTTATATGGAGCTTCAAAAGAACATTGGCACGATTGATGATGGCGACCCCAACGACGGAAGCGAAATGTGCATCAACACCGAGTGGGGAGCGTTTGGAGACAACAGCGGTGCCTTGGATTCGGTGAAAACTTTTTACGATGAAATCGTGGACTCTGAATCTCCCAACAAAGGACAGCATGT ATACGAGAAAATGATCAGTGGAATGTACATGGGCGAGATTGTGAGACGAATCATCGTCGACCTCCATAAAGACAAGGAACTCTTTGAATCGATAGATCCAAACAGCGTTTTGTTGAGTTGCGGTCTTTCTACCGCCTTCGTATCTCAAGTTTTGCA TCCAGGATTTGACACCACACAGATTCAACAATATCTCACTGGCTTCGGCGTAAAAGCAAACGAAAACGACTGCAACTTATTAAAAAGG ATATGTGAAGTAGTTTCTTCCCGAGCCGCTCATTTGTGTGCGGTCGGCGTAGTAGCTGTGGCGAAAAGAATAGCGCAGAATCGCGGCACGAAAGCGCCGACGGTCGGTGTTGACGGGTCAGTTTATCGTCGTCATCCAAC ATTCAAGAAGATCTTGTTGTCAAAAACGAAGCAACTTGCACCGGATCTTGACATTTCCTTTGAACTTTCCACTGATGGCAGTGGACGCGGAGCCGCTTTGGTGGCAGCCGTTGAAAGCCGTCTGCAgcatttacaaacaaaatccCCTGTGGAATAA